A genomic region of Alistipes megaguti contains the following coding sequences:
- a CDS encoding PL29 family lyase N-terminal domain-containing protein, translating to MLKRTGIFAVLLLLLAGCSKANDLRDRIDNQNERLAALENLVEVVNDNAMAVSALFNEKILITNFQQKLDDTDTVVGYVLTLSDGQKVEVTFGNKLDAVVPMIGVNGQGEFIYSMDGGETFERIEGADHALAIDGVTPEIALDADGYWTVSVDGGRTWTRMLDSNGLTVNAFQANSASGNAFFSDVRYDGETGIMHFDLKTGESLQVRVTNTLVFSIAHYTEGEEVCLGEEMKYPVDYANVKEAFFSVPDGWRATLDEESLTVYAPKSGDAGRYDIVLTLVSPTDLLKAYTFTYTLNPVPVEPKWKLDWEDEFDKGYLDESVWSVVKRANTSALRYMSSDPRCYEFRDGCIVMKAIINDNLEADPVPYLTGGIYSKHLKEFKPGRIEVRARLKGIQGSQPAIWTGSWAGTTWPWGGEIDIMERYNMRDAIYQTVHSHYTYDLGYDDNPVNQVKVSLNPEEFHVYAVELWPDELIFLVDGEKTMSYPRIETTEEGQFPFYSSVFLILDMQIINEEWGGDVDDAALPAEIEIDWVRHYLWK from the coding sequence ATGCTTAAAAGAACAGGAATATTTGCGGTGCTGCTTCTGTTGTTGGCAGGCTGCTCGAAGGCGAATGATCTCCGGGACCGGATCGACAATCAGAATGAACGTCTCGCCGCATTGGAGAATCTGGTGGAGGTTGTGAATGACAATGCGATGGCCGTATCCGCCCTTTTCAACGAGAAGATTCTGATCACCAATTTCCAGCAAAAACTGGATGATACGGATACCGTCGTCGGTTATGTCCTGACGTTGAGTGACGGACAGAAGGTGGAGGTTACGTTCGGTAATAAACTCGATGCCGTTGTTCCGATGATCGGAGTAAACGGCCAGGGCGAATTTATCTACTCCATGGATGGCGGAGAGACGTTCGAACGGATTGAGGGGGCCGACCATGCACTTGCAATCGACGGTGTTACTCCTGAAATAGCTCTGGATGCCGACGGATATTGGACCGTGTCGGTCGACGGAGGCCGGACCTGGACGCGGATGCTCGACAGCAATGGACTTACGGTCAATGCTTTCCAGGCGAACAGTGCTTCGGGAAACGCCTTTTTCTCTGATGTCCGCTATGACGGGGAGACGGGGATCATGCATTTCGACCTGAAAACCGGGGAGTCTCTGCAAGTGCGGGTGACCAATACGCTGGTATTCTCCATTGCGCACTATACCGAGGGGGAAGAGGTGTGCCTGGGCGAGGAGATGAAGTATCCGGTGGATTATGCGAACGTAAAAGAGGCCTTTTTCTCCGTTCCGGATGGCTGGCGAGCTACGTTGGACGAGGAGAGCCTGACGGTTTATGCTCCAAAGTCGGGCGATGCGGGTCGTTACGACATCGTACTGACCTTGGTCTCCCCGACAGACCTGCTGAAAGCATATACTTTCACGTATACACTGAATCCCGTTCCCGTGGAGCCGAAATGGAAACTCGACTGGGAGGATGAATTCGACAAGGGTTATCTGGATGAGTCGGTCTGGAGTGTCGTTAAGCGGGCCAATACGTCGGCGTTGCGGTATATGTCGTCGGATCCGCGCTGCTATGAATTCCGGGATGGGTGCATCGTCATGAAAGCGATCATCAACGACAATCTCGAAGCCGATCCCGTACCCTATCTGACCGGCGGCATTTACTCCAAGCATCTGAAGGAGTTCAAGCCGGGGCGTATCGAGGTCCGAGCCCGGCTCAAGGGCATTCAGGGTTCGCAACCCGCAATATGGACCGGTTCCTGGGCCGGAACAACCTGGCCCTGGGGCGGAGAGATCGACATCATGGAGCGTTACAACATGCGGGATGCCATCTATCAGACCGTTCATTCCCACTATACCTACGATTTGGGCTACGATGACAATCCGGTCAATCAGGTGAAGGTATCGTTGAATCCGGAGGAATTTCATGTTTACGCCGTAGAGTTGTGGCCCGATGAGCTGATCTTCCTGGTCGACGGGGAGAAGACCATGTCCTATCCGCGTATCGAAACGACGGAAGAGGGGCAATTTCCCTTCTACAGCTCTGTCTT